The following are from one region of the Haemophilus parainfluenzae genome:
- a CDS encoding beta-methylgalactoside transporter has product MQINFTQIFQDSLNFMRNQRKTVLLFVGVFIASQFINALVSVPMPSLGNNPNPSQQDIINALSKVEPTALIGSFVFQQLLMSFIATFGIATIHHISQQNQNPINQGLMLTLRRFLGGVVLDIFMSLPLLFGLADVMSSSLSKDELSPLSQNALSPLAFVSMVFGLFFFVRLCLSPVHYIASNQSIGQTALQVWRAGVKRNGILIIYALITYLLLPLLVNSVGAILGTSFLSVIFGILVALFQIFILVFTYRFYSLFMKA; this is encoded by the coding sequence ATGCAAATTAACTTTACTCAGATTTTTCAAGATAGCCTCAACTTTATGCGTAATCAGCGAAAAACCGTGCTGCTTTTCGTTGGGGTTTTCATTGCATCACAATTTATCAATGCATTAGTCAGTGTCCCAATGCCGAGTTTGGGTAATAATCCTAATCCATCGCAACAGGATATTATTAATGCATTGAGCAAAGTGGAGCCAACTGCGCTGATTGGATCTTTTGTATTTCAACAATTGTTGATGTCTTTTATTGCAACCTTCGGTATTGCAACTATTCATCATATTAGTCAGCAAAATCAAAATCCGATTAATCAAGGTCTCATGCTGACATTGCGTCGTTTTTTAGGGGGGGTAGTTTTAGATATTTTTATGAGCTTGCCACTTTTATTTGGCCTTGCTGATGTCATGAGCTCATCTTTAAGCAAAGATGAGCTCTCTCCTTTAAGCCAAAATGCGCTCTCTCCCCTAGCCTTTGTTTCAATGGTATTTGGTTTATTTTTCTTTGTTCGCCTATGCTTATCGCCTGTGCATTACATTGCATCCAATCAATCTATAGGACAAACTGCTTTACAAGTGTGGCGTGCGGGTGTTAAACGTAATGGCATATTGATTATTTATGCTTTGATCACTTATTTACTTCTACCTTTATTAGTGAATAGTGTTGGTGCAATCCTAGGTACATCATTTCTAAGTGTGATTTTTGGCATTTTGGTAGCATTATTTCAAATATTTATTTTGGTATTTACTTACCGTTTTTACAGTTTATTTATGAAGGCATAA